The DNA segment TCACcacctcttcaccctctcctaCCGCGGCTTCGGCCTCTCCACCGGCTCCCCCACCGAAGACGGCCTCAAAACCGACGCCATCTCCCTtctcaacttcctcctcaacgaaTGCCGTGTCCCACCTCAGCGCATCGCTTTACTCGGGCAGTCCCTCGGCACGGCTGTCGTCGCCGCAGTGACGCATCATTTTGCTGTTAACCACCAAATCGACTTTGCTGGCTCGGTCATTGTCGCTGGATTTAGCTCGTTGCCCTCTATGCTGAGCGGGTATCGCATCGGGGGCTTCATCCCCGTGTTGAGGCCGCTGTCTTGGTGGCcttggttgttgagggtggtgatgggtagggtggtggataaGTGGGAGAGTGCCGCTCGCTGGCAGGAAACCACGCGTGAggtgaagggaagggggggtaggttgaggttggagatggtgcaTGCGAAGAATGATTGGGATATTCCtgcggatgaggatgacaaGGTGTTTAGGGCTGCGGTGGGGGGGCTGGTGGGGGATAAGTTGACAGAGGGTGATATTGACAGGTTgaaaggggagagggtggtgagggatgagaATCAGGGGTTTGTGGCCGagtggatggaggagggggtggtggtaaggCAGGAGTTGGTTCCTTTTGGAGGTGAGTAATGTCAACATGAAGGTGATGAAAGGTTGCTGACAGACTGCAGGACACAACGATGTCACGTTTTATGCGCCAACGCTGTTGGCGATCATGAGGTCATTTGAAAGGGTGGAAGAGTGAGATGTGAGGCTGTGGAGAGTGGTAGGGAGTGGGTTTAATGTTTATACTCTGCATAGACACTTACGAAGTAACTTTTATTGCTCATCATTCCATAAGGTGCATTCCCATCTTGTGGTTTATTTTTACGATGTGATTGCCCATCCCTTCTCTTGTCATGGTGCTACATTTGACCAATACTCAAGCCAATAAATGGAACAGCTCAGACTACTACATACTAAGCTTAGACAAGGTGTCTGGTTAGAGCACAACTCGGTCTGTTGAAGAAAGGGCTGGGATTGACAGAATGTAAGCTCAACCTAGGTACCCAGGTAAACTGGTAAATGCAGAGGCTTAAGCTGGGAGAGCAGTTGGCTGAGGCTAGGGGAGGTAAACAGTTGAAGCTTGGAAGGCTTGAATGATGACAGAAAATCCATATCTATTATGAAAGCATGCCGACTGTGAGCTTGAGAGGTAAGCTCGGGGGAGGATCGCGACATATTGGTTCGTCACTCCATAAGATTACACGTCACAACTCCATATGTCGGGCCTCAAACCAGTGTTGAATTTTAACAATGACTCAGCCCCCTGGACGATACCCCAGATTCAACGATTGACTATCTAAGCCTTACCAATTAACTACCTATGTAATCTCCAAACAAGTGTGGAGAAACGCAAGTCTTGATGCAGTAGATGGACAGGAAAGATTGAATACCTAGTTCGACTCAGGCAAGGTGGGAAGGTGACATAGATGGGTATGGTATCCTCGTTTGGACTGTTTGCTTTTGTCAGAGGATACCATCATTTTCAATCACAGGCTTCAAATCAGCTGTCTGGGTtccaagctcaacaacaaccgcctAAATGAACCCCTGAATGAAGCCCAGATTGAGCCCCTGATTGATTGATCAGGACCATTCTGTAaagccctctccatcttAGACCGCAGTTTCCATACCATGGTCATCTAACTATCCGGCAAATGTTATGGGTGTTTGATAGAAGCCACCAGCATCAGTCTTTCCCTGACCCGGCACCGGAATTGTCACACGGGAGAGGTGCGTAACCGCGAAAGTTTCGGTCCTGAGCTTGGTCTCAAAGCATATCCTTCCAGGGCTATGCCCTTGAGTCGGCTGCTTCTTTGGTGTCTTGTTCTTGAACACAATTTGATTGTCCACTTGAAGAAGTGCATGGCTTCCGTCGGGTCTTCGGCGAAGCTTCTGGGGGTTGGATAGGGGCTGACGTTTGAGTGGACATAATAGTCAGGTGGTTTCTGGTAATAGAAGTACTGAATCCGCTGGATACAGTTTGAGGTAAGCTGAGAGTGATGGGGATAAGCTTCGAAGATGTATGAAAGGAGCAAATGAATAGTTATATATACATACCGTAATTCACCTAGCTATTTTACCTCACCATTGCTACCTAGGTGAGTCATCCGGGGATGCTCCGAAACTCTTAGATGATTGATCTACACAACCACATGCACATTATTGACCCCAGCCAGAATTGCTATAGCATTGCATCCTTCTAAAGTTGACCGTCAAGTGTTTCTGGTTGATTTCCAGCTCTATACGTGACCTCAAGATGCTTCGCTGCGGTTACATTAGCTGACTGTTGTCTGACAACGCATCCTCAGTGATATTGAGCCGTCCAACCCATATGCGGCGCAAGCTATGCGAGGCAATAATGTTATCAGCCGTAAATCTAAACATCTGACGTGTTGAGCGCAGACTTTGCTTATTTGCCCTCGGTCTTTGAGCATGAAAGCTTTCCTTGTCATCGTTGTGTCACAGACTTGTCGGATGTACCTCTAGTCACCGATCACAGGGCTGTTGGTGACGAGGTAAGACATTAGAGATGTACCCCTCTTGATTTCCCCAGGGTCAGATCCACTATTCTTTTCAGATGGCCTTACTTCTTTTGATGCTTGGTCTTGGTTGTGTGTGGACTTCCAAATCAGGTAGCTACTGAGAGTGATTAGCTAGCTACTTACCTACATATGAGATCTGATCCATTACACGAGGCTTGTGGACTTCTCTCTCACCTATATTCTTGACAACTTATTTTGTCCAATGGCCGTCCCAGCTCCTTCGGTCCATGAGTTGCAATCAGCCACCGTCCTGTTAGATATAAGCGGTCAGGATGTTCAGCAGCCGAGGGGGCAAGATGTCTTTGCCAACTTCCTGTATGCAACGGACGACAAAACTACCTTCCAAATCGAACGACCTTTCAGTGTATTGGCTGCGTTTGACCTTCAAATGAACGGGGCAATCCTGCTATGGGGACGACCAATAtgaagtgggagaggggcCAAAGCTTCGAAAAGGTCATTGACCTTCGAAAGCTGCCGCAACAGCCCAGCCAAAGGTCCCAAGACGTTAATCACTGGCTTGACCATGATggcttttccttcttctaCTCTCCCACAACACTGGTAGCATCTGACTGGAAGAATCGACAGGTGGTGGATGAAGTGTATCTTCCCAGCATGGCAGGCCTTTTGAAGACACTGGTAGCTGGGGCCGACCGGAACAATTGTTCGCTCTTGATTTGAGAACCATCGCTAGAAGTAACTTACTTCTATGGAGTTGTGATGTCATTAGCTGCAGAGCTATGGGCTGGGTCAGGCGCTTGGTCAGGCGCTTGGCCAGGGGCTCGGCCAGGGTCTTGACCTGGGCATGCAGGGTATTGGTGTATGATTTGTACCCATCTGGAGAACTGATCTTGGATGTTGTGCTCCAGTGACAGCCAGAAAACATGCGAGTATGTATGCCTGGCTCGATAGGCGTACTCGAGCGCCAGTTGGCTTTTTCCCACACCAGCGCGCCCATGTATTACACAGATCCGGGTCGTCGTTGTAGCCTCATACTCGTCGTGATCAAAGATGCCATATATCTGTTCTAACTGAGCTGAGCGCCCGACGAAATTGTGGTTGCGGGCGGGTACAGTCCATTGGGGCGGGGTATGGGAGTCGCCAAAAGACCGAGGAGGGTCATCGCCACATGCCGCAAAACCACACTCGAGGGCCGTGAGGGCTACAGTCTTGCCTTCAAAACGGAGACGGTGATGTATCGTGATGGCGCGCAAACGGATCATGCCAAGCAGTTTTTCTCGAAGACGATCTACGATTGGAACTGGCCATGGAAGAGATCAGCCTTGACGTTGTCTAACAAATGCCCACCCGCCataggggaaggggaggagagagaggggaggggagagaggggagggggtgaagtAAGCTTAATTGACCACACTCCAGCGACAATCTCGAATATGTCACGCCGCATGGATTCGGGGGGGGGAACAGCCGTTCATACAGCCAGCTCATGGTTGTGGTAGCCATGGCGATCTGAGTTGGGCACGTGTTCTATGTCGCTGTCGTGTTCTTGTTCTCTATAACTGCAGGAGAGACTGGGTTGACGATGAGCGGCACAGTTGTATATATTGTGTTTATCTTGAAGACGGtgaagaggggaggggaaaatCTCACGTCACGAGCTGAGGCCACGCGGCACAAAGAGAGAGGGACCAGGACATATACATCATGAGCAAATTATGGACCGGATGGGATTGAAGTCATACCGAAAGACCAGAGCACTGCAGGCCGACGTCGGCCCAGTTCACTCATCATCCAAATTCAGTATCAAGCCGCACAGGACACCAAAAAATAAGGAGATAAACAACATCAATTGTCTATGTAACTTGTCCCAAGAGGCCTTAACCGGttcaccaagcccaagcttAAATCTTTCGAAAAAAAACCCGCTCAGTCAGAAAACCCATCAAATCCTCCCAGAGCTCcccaaaaataaaaaaaaaaatatctTTTCCTGTTTTCTTGTGTTGTTTTTTGTCAAgtcctccaaaccctcctcaaTCGCATTTGTTGTCGATGGCTGATCATGATCCTCCCAGATACCGAGAAGATCGCCGAAGAGAGGTGATGACTTGTTCCAAAATTGCTTTGACAAGAGATAGAGTCTCTGCCAAACACCAAAGATATGCCAGAGTCGCTGTGAAAATACAACCAACCAGTCCGCCGGACAAGGGCTAAGATGGCCGTTGCAAATCCGAGCGCTGCCGACCTGTTCCCTTCCAATTCCAAATCTGCTGGGACTCAACATGATCTCCCAGACTATCGTGAGCCTGTAAACAGTCCGTTGTCCTTGATGGGCGTGTGAGaacaccatcccaccaccgccgtgaGCGCAAGTCGACTCTATGCGGAATACCACCGTGACCCCAGCACCGAGCCAACGCCGAAAACGCAGCCGCATACACTCATTCCCTCCAAGCCCAGCcggaaaaaaaaatgacAACAAGGAAATCGTCGAACGCCTCCAGGAGCACGAGGGAAAATATGGGTACAACTCCATGCCTTTTCCCCAACCAGGCAAACGCCAACAGCCCGAACCTCCAGTTCCCATATACGCCGATTCCCAGTTAAGCCAGACCCGTGAAATGACCCAAACGCCGTTGTATATGAACCATCTCGCCGGAAAACCCATTACCCAGGCTCATaccaccttcttcccagcCCAACCGTCTCCTCGAGGGCTCCAACCAACCATGCAAAGTCCATGCGCGCGCCATTTGATACTTTTGTGAAGGAAAAATTGCATTTCCCAGGGGCATCTTGGCCCAACTCGTCCTATCCTTGAAGAAGAAATTGTGTCCCAGTCGAAAACAGGGGCTGGGCCTCTGCAAACGTGATGAAAAGACCGAATAACGCGAGGACCTGAGCGGGAAAAACAGCCAAAAAATGAACGAGTACATCGCAATACAATGTTACAAGACTTCAAACCACCCGCGTGCTAACCCTGACGCTCGCTGCGAATTTCCAGtcgtcgaggaagaagctgacTGTAACGCGATGACGACGAAAGATGTTCGAGATTAAGcccgagggcaagaagagaaatTAGTTGTTGTGATGTATG comes from the Podospora pseudocomata strain CBS 415.72m chromosome 5, whole genome shotgun sequence genome and includes:
- a CDS encoding hypothetical protein (MEROPS:MER0017239; EggNog:ENOG503Q6UJ; COG:S), which codes for MSLKRLTQAALSRSSASRMLDPAAISGLFVGLVLGVPVAVYALFLGLSSISFFQRQFLYAHKIHSLWWPGARKRTNQPQRYGFAKNQATPFLLGTPDNESLYAWHVLPLTLYSKHSPTLISRPDEGTCHKDFTKTLQYDLLLNDPDAKVVVSFHGNAGHLLQSHRPRVYHTLSLNHHLFTLSYRGFGLSTGSPTEDGLKTDAISLLNFLLNECRVPPQRIALLGQSLGTAVVAAVTHHFAVNHQIDFAGSVIVAGFSSLPSMLSGYRIGGFIPVLRPLSWWPWLLRVVMGRVVDKWESAARWQETTREVKGRGGRLRLEMVHAKNDWDIPADEDDKVFRAAVGGLVGDKLTEGDIDRLKGERVVRDENQGFVAEWMEEGVVVRQELVPFGGHNDVTFYAPTLLAIMRSFERVEE